Proteins co-encoded in one Spirosoma endbachense genomic window:
- a CDS encoding XdhC family protein translates to MTTQLIVWKSILKSIQQKLPVMLLYVLESHGSSPGRQGFLMAVNAAGDMEGSIGGGIMEHKFVELAKEKLTNQPTEPTLSIRTQYHDKSAISNQSGMICSGDQTILIYRIQPNDALAIQGIIDCLQQHQNGLLTLSPTGIQFSANKLPEVDYQFTMQSEQEWLYQERIGYKNQLFIIGGGHCALALSRMMSLMDFYIHVFDDRSNLHTMMLNDITHEKTVVNSYDELSSHISSGTHHYVVVMTFGYRTDDLAIRALLNKELTYLGVLGSKAKIKKLFSDYRAEGISEEKLKRIYAPIGLPINSQTPEEIAISIAAEIIRVKNTK, encoded by the coding sequence ATGACCACACAGCTAATAGTCTGGAAATCAATCCTTAAAAGCATTCAGCAGAAGCTGCCAGTCATGCTCTTGTACGTACTGGAAAGTCACGGCAGCAGCCCAGGCAGGCAGGGTTTTCTGATGGCTGTCAATGCGGCTGGCGACATGGAAGGCTCCATTGGTGGGGGTATCATGGAGCACAAGTTCGTGGAACTGGCGAAAGAAAAACTGACGAATCAACCAACTGAACCTACGCTTTCGATCCGGACACAGTACCACGACAAAAGTGCGATCAGCAATCAGAGCGGCATGATCTGCTCCGGCGACCAAACGATTCTGATTTACCGGATTCAGCCGAACGATGCGCTAGCTATTCAAGGTATTATAGACTGCCTGCAACAGCACCAAAACGGCTTGCTTACGTTATCGCCCACAGGTATTCAGTTTTCTGCCAATAAGCTCCCTGAGGTTGACTACCAGTTCACGATGCAGTCGGAGCAGGAATGGCTGTATCAGGAGCGCATTGGCTATAAAAACCAGCTTTTCATTATCGGGGGAGGCCATTGTGCATTGGCCTTATCCAGAATGATGAGTCTGATGGATTTTTACATTCACGTGTTCGATGATCGTTCAAACCTGCACACGATGATGCTAAACGATATAACCCATGAGAAAACGGTGGTCAATAGTTATGACGAATTGTCCAGTCATATTTCTTCCGGGACGCATCACTATGTAGTGGTGATGACATTCGGCTATCGCACCGACGATCTGGCAATCAGAGCGCTCCTAAATAAAGAGTTGACCTATTTGGGCGTACTGGGCAGTAAGGCCAAAATTAAGAAGCTATTCTCCGACTATCGGGCGGAGGGAATCAGCGAAGAAAAGCTAAAGCGCATCTATGCCCCGATTGGGCTGCCTATTAACAGCCAGACACCCGAAGAAATCGCGATTAGCATTGCCGCAGAGATCATTCGGGTGAAGAATACAAAATAG
- a CDS encoding xanthine dehydrogenase molybdopterin binding subunit, with the protein MKNIDSRTHVRGESIYLDDIPVIRGTLFGAAFGSPVAHGVIRHLDLTDAEAMPGVVRILTYKDVTGENQIGGIVPDEPLLAEQHVHYCGMPIAFVVAETDDEARAAVKKITVDIDPLPVITDPREAQALDELIIRPRTFRLGDTATAWEQCAYIFDGTADTNGQEHLYIETQGAYAVPQENNGIKLYSSTQGPTAVQRAVARSSGLPMHQIDVDVTRLGGGFGGKEDQANMWAALCALAAHVLRKPVKYALHRMEDMAMTGKRHPYSSDFKIGLDNDLKIVAYEATFYQNAGAAADLSPAVMERTLFHCTNSYFIPNVTATAYCCRTNLPPNTAFRGFGGPQGMFVIEAAITKAAESLGVDAAIIQAKNLNKTGDEFPYGQKAVSESHICWNKAQDVYEIDVIRGQIAAFNDTSALYKKGLALMPVCFGISFTNTRMNQARALVHVYTDGSVGVSTGAVEMGQGVNTKMVQVAAHVLSIQSERIKLHSTSTYRIANTSPSAASATADLNGKAVEMACTSIIQRLKAVAAEELQVRVDEITLKDEFVYWGDKKTDWYWQRLVMAAYTKRVSLSEHAHYATPDIHYDATKEKGHPFAYHVYGSAIVEVTVDCLRGTYEVDAVKVVHDFGVSMNPLVDRGQIEGGIVQGIGWMTMEEVVFDKAGRLRSNALSTYKVPDIYSVPKQIIIEPLKTEQDNLAIFRSKAVGEPPLMYGIGAYFALRKAVLAFNPTAIIPFDAPMTPEKVLLALYNANAIRSTMPFANDHTANSLEINP; encoded by the coding sequence ATGAAAAATATAGATTCCAGAACACACGTAAGGGGCGAGTCGATTTATCTGGACGATATTCCGGTGATTCGCGGTACGTTGTTTGGAGCAGCCTTTGGTTCGCCGGTTGCGCATGGTGTCATTCGGCACCTTGATCTGACCGATGCCGAAGCAATGCCCGGTGTCGTGCGTATTCTGACCTATAAAGACGTAACCGGCGAAAATCAGATTGGCGGCATCGTCCCCGACGAACCGCTGCTGGCCGAACAGCATGTTCATTACTGCGGTATGCCGATTGCTTTTGTAGTCGCAGAAACCGACGATGAAGCCCGTGCTGCGGTCAAAAAAATAACGGTCGACATAGACCCGCTACCTGTCATCACCGACCCCCGCGAGGCACAGGCACTCGACGAATTAATCATTCGTCCGCGAACGTTCCGACTGGGTGACACGGCTACTGCCTGGGAGCAATGTGCTTACATTTTTGACGGAACCGCCGACACCAACGGTCAGGAGCATTTATACATCGAAACGCAGGGCGCTTATGCGGTTCCTCAGGAGAACAACGGCATAAAATTGTATTCGTCTACCCAAGGCCCGACGGCCGTGCAACGGGCCGTAGCCCGGTCGTCGGGTTTGCCGATGCACCAGATTGATGTCGATGTTACGCGTTTAGGCGGTGGCTTTGGGGGCAAAGAGGATCAGGCCAATATGTGGGCGGCTCTGTGCGCACTGGCAGCACATGTACTCCGAAAACCCGTCAAATACGCCCTGCATCGAATGGAAGATATGGCCATGACGGGAAAGCGTCACCCCTACTCCTCCGACTTCAAAATTGGGCTTGACAACGACCTGAAGATTGTTGCGTATGAAGCGACTTTCTATCAAAATGCGGGTGCCGCGGCCGATCTGTCGCCAGCCGTGATGGAACGTACGTTGTTTCACTGCACGAACAGCTATTTTATCCCGAATGTAACGGCAACGGCTTATTGCTGCCGGACAAATCTTCCGCCTAACACTGCCTTTCGGGGATTTGGCGGCCCTCAGGGTATGTTTGTCATCGAAGCGGCCATTACCAAAGCGGCTGAATCGCTGGGAGTTGATGCAGCCATTATTCAGGCAAAAAACCTCAATAAAACCGGCGATGAATTTCCGTATGGGCAAAAAGCGGTGAGCGAATCGCACATCTGCTGGAACAAAGCTCAGGACGTATACGAAATCGATGTAATCCGTGGGCAAATAGCCGCGTTTAATGACACCAGTGCGTTATACAAAAAAGGTCTGGCACTTATGCCGGTCTGCTTTGGCATCTCGTTCACGAATACCCGCATGAATCAGGCGCGGGCGTTGGTACACGTGTATACCGATGGTAGCGTGGGCGTCAGCACGGGTGCCGTCGAGATGGGTCAGGGTGTGAACACAAAAATGGTGCAAGTCGCTGCTCATGTGCTTTCCATCCAGTCGGAGCGGATAAAACTGCACTCGACAAGTACCTACCGGATAGCCAACACATCGCCCTCCGCTGCCAGTGCAACCGCTGACCTGAACGGGAAAGCCGTAGAGATGGCCTGTACCAGCATTATCCAACGCCTTAAGGCCGTAGCAGCCGAGGAATTGCAGGTTCGTGTTGATGAAATCACCCTGAAAGACGAGTTTGTTTATTGGGGCGACAAGAAGACAGACTGGTACTGGCAGCGGCTGGTAATGGCCGCTTACACGAAGCGCGTCAGCCTGTCAGAACACGCCCATTATGCTACTCCCGACATTCATTACGATGCGACCAAAGAAAAGGGGCATCCGTTTGCCTACCATGTCTACGGTTCAGCTATCGTGGAAGTGACTGTCGATTGCCTGCGGGGCACGTATGAAGTAGATGCGGTCAAAGTAGTGCATGATTTTGGCGTTAGCATGAATCCACTGGTCGACCGTGGTCAGATTGAAGGGGGCATCGTGCAGGGCATCGGCTGGATGACAATGGAAGAAGTGGTTTTCGATAAAGCAGGCCGATTGCGTTCCAATGCGCTGTCTACCTACAAAGTGCCGGATATCTATTCGGTACCGAAACAGATTATCATCGAGCCGCTGAAAACGGAACAGGACAACCTGGCCATTTTCCGGTCGAAAGCCGTTGGCGAGCCGCCGTTGATGTACGGCATTGGCGCTTATTTTGCGTTACGCAAGGCCGTTCTGGCATTTAATCCGACCGCTATAATCCCGTTTGATGCACCCATGACGCCCGAAAAAGTCCTGCTGGCATTGTATAACGCCAATGCAATTCGTAGCACCATGCCTTTTGCTAATGACCACACAGCTAATAGTCTGGAAATCAATCCTTAA
- a CDS encoding FAD binding domain-containing protein has translation MIKFILNNKEVSTAMPSGTPVLDFVRYHQDLTGTKIGCREGDCGACTVVVGELKHGELRYRSATSCLMPLGNAHGKHIVTIEGVNMDELNPVQQAMADESATQCGFCTPGFVMSMAGFCLSKTVPTPQNAIAAVDGNICRCTGYKSIERAAGRVANRLKQRSAEDPVTFATKQGILPAYFSGIQERLQVMALGLNGELANDNPVAQRVGGGTDLYVQKHDEIKDASIRFLFDNADLKGISQIGNHCVIGPSTTVTDLIESPVMLAHFSDFNAYTKLVSSTPIRNMATIGGNFINASPIGDFTIFFLALDATLTLNDGTTSRELPLRNLYQGYKTLDKSPEEQLEQIRFELPDARARFNFEKVSKRTHLDIASVNSAIFITVANDVITSARLSAGGVAPIPKQLAKTAQFLTGKPITEELIIESTAIAQTEIAPISDARGTEAYKRLLLSQLIKAHFIKLFPELNVKQLLAQ, from the coding sequence TTGATAAAATTCATCCTAAATAATAAAGAAGTCAGTACGGCGATGCCATCTGGTACGCCGGTGCTCGATTTTGTACGCTATCATCAAGACCTGACCGGCACAAAAATCGGTTGCCGTGAGGGCGATTGTGGCGCATGCACCGTCGTTGTAGGCGAATTAAAACATGGGGAATTGCGGTATCGATCGGCAACATCCTGCCTGATGCCGCTGGGAAATGCGCATGGGAAGCACATCGTAACCATCGAAGGTGTCAATATGGACGAGCTGAATCCTGTGCAACAGGCTATGGCCGACGAATCAGCGACGCAATGCGGGTTTTGCACACCGGGTTTTGTGATGTCGATGGCGGGATTTTGCCTGAGCAAGACAGTGCCAACGCCACAAAATGCCATTGCCGCCGTTGACGGAAATATATGTCGGTGCACCGGCTACAAGTCCATTGAACGGGCAGCCGGTCGCGTCGCCAATCGTTTAAAGCAACGCAGCGCTGAAGATCCAGTTACCTTTGCCACAAAGCAAGGCATTTTGCCCGCCTATTTTTCTGGTATTCAGGAACGGTTGCAGGTAATGGCCTTAGGGCTGAACGGCGAACTGGCCAATGACAATCCAGTTGCTCAGCGCGTTGGTGGTGGCACGGATTTATATGTACAGAAACATGACGAAATTAAGGATGCATCCATCCGATTTCTGTTCGATAATGCTGATTTAAAGGGAATTTCCCAGATTGGTAACCACTGCGTAATTGGTCCGTCAACGACGGTAACTGACCTGATCGAATCACCGGTAATGCTGGCCCATTTCTCCGATTTCAACGCGTACACAAAGCTGGTGTCGTCTACACCGATTCGCAATATGGCGACCATCGGAGGCAACTTCATCAATGCCTCACCCATCGGTGATTTCACGATTTTCTTTCTGGCCTTAGACGCTACCTTGACGTTGAATGATGGCACTACATCGCGGGAACTACCCCTTCGAAATCTGTACCAGGGCTACAAAACGCTGGACAAAAGCCCGGAAGAACAGCTGGAACAGATCCGGTTTGAATTGCCTGATGCACGCGCACGTTTCAATTTTGAGAAAGTCAGCAAACGGACCCACCTCGACATTGCCAGTGTTAACTCAGCCATTTTTATTACAGTAGCCAATGATGTCATTACCAGCGCCAGATTGTCGGCCGGAGGTGTCGCACCCATTCCGAAACAATTGGCAAAAACGGCACAATTTCTAACCGGGAAGCCGATAACGGAGGAATTGATCATTGAATCCACAGCCATTGCTCAAACTGAAATTGCCCCAATCAGCGATGCGCGCGGTACAGAAGCCTATAAGCGTTTATTGCTTAGTCAACTGATCAAAGCGCATTTTATAAAGCTATTCCCGGAGTTGAATGTGAAGCAATTGCTCGCCCAATAG
- a CDS encoding uracil-xanthine permease family protein, with protein MSEPVNAQTTRLVYGLEDKVPLIPALLVSLQQVGAMVVGTITPALILSGILSISPQDTAYLVSMALVASALGTFLQTMRFGVIGSGLLSITGTSFAFLAPLIQAGTTGGLPLMVGMSLAGTPVQLALAPFLPKLKRVFTPLVSGIVVLLIGLSLIPTGMRSIARLPAEGAPAWSGGLIALVVIVVMVIAQSIGKAWARMAAVLVGVVTGYTICGLMGWLQSPAQGSGSWITVPQLFPYGLAFKWELLFPFAFIYLVCVLEAMGDITATSQLSGLPTDGPDHWRRIRGGILADGLTCIGSTLFGGFPSATYAQNNGVIQMTGVAARRIGWIMAIILLCLGLFPPVGRWITVMPPCVLGALALMLFGLVAVSGLRLMVSGGLSQRDALIAAIALGVGIGVPSQEEWLKTLPGVVQTFLESGVSAGGLVALLLNLLIPTGNKAQKLKEEPAEML; from the coding sequence ATGAGCGAACCCGTTAACGCGCAAACTACCCGTCTCGTTTACGGTCTGGAAGATAAAGTTCCTCTGATTCCGGCGCTCCTGGTCAGTTTACAACAGGTTGGGGCAATGGTTGTGGGAACCATCACGCCAGCACTGATCCTGTCGGGCATTTTATCCATCAGCCCGCAGGACACGGCTTATCTGGTCAGTATGGCACTGGTTGCATCGGCCCTGGGTACGTTTCTGCAAACAATGCGGTTTGGCGTTATTGGTTCCGGACTACTCAGCATTACAGGCACCAGTTTTGCGTTTCTGGCACCGCTGATTCAGGCAGGTACAACGGGAGGACTGCCGCTCATGGTGGGCATGTCACTGGCCGGAACGCCCGTACAACTTGCCCTCGCGCCCTTTTTGCCAAAGCTGAAGCGCGTATTTACGCCCCTGGTTTCCGGTATTGTTGTGTTGCTAATCGGACTTTCGCTGATTCCTACGGGTATGCGTAGCATTGCCCGATTACCCGCTGAAGGCGCACCGGCCTGGAGTGGCGGGTTGATTGCCCTGGTCGTTATTGTGGTCATGGTGATTGCTCAGTCGATTGGAAAAGCCTGGGCACGTATGGCCGCCGTGCTGGTTGGGGTCGTAACGGGCTATACAATATGTGGGCTGATGGGGTGGCTGCAAAGCCCAGCTCAAGGTAGCGGTTCATGGATCACGGTTCCCCAGCTTTTTCCGTACGGGTTGGCATTCAAATGGGAGTTGCTGTTTCCGTTTGCATTTATCTATCTCGTGTGCGTACTGGAAGCCATGGGCGACATTACGGCGACCTCTCAACTATCTGGCTTACCTACCGATGGCCCTGATCACTGGCGTCGGATTCGTGGGGGTATTTTAGCCGATGGTCTTACCTGCATTGGTTCGACGCTGTTCGGTGGTTTTCCCAGTGCAACGTATGCGCAGAATAACGGGGTGATTCAGATGACAGGTGTTGCCGCCCGGCGCATCGGTTGGATCATGGCCATTATCCTGCTTTGTCTCGGTCTCTTTCCGCCCGTAGGTCGTTGGATTACCGTCATGCCGCCCTGTGTGTTGGGTGCGCTTGCCCTTATGCTCTTTGGTCTGGTGGCCGTATCGGGATTACGCCTGATGGTTTCAGGAGGATTATCGCAACGGGATGCGCTCATTGCTGCCATCGCTTTGGGTGTTGGCATTGGTGTTCCTTCGCAGGAAGAGTGGCTAAAGACATTGCCCGGTGTGGTTCAGACGTTTCTGGAATCGGGCGTTTCGGCTGGCGGATTGGTTGCATTACTCCTCAATCTGCTCATACCAACCGGAAATAAAGCGCAGAAACTGAAAGAAGAACCTGCCGAAATGTTGTAA
- the preA gene encoding NAD-dependent dihydropyrimidine dehydrogenase subunit PreA: MADLSANFLGIKSPNPFWLASAPPTDKQYNVLRAFEAGWGGVVWKTLGSQVKNVSSRYSAVDYGGSKVMGFNNIELISDRPLDINLREIAECVRLFPDRAMIVSLMADNSREKWHELIAQVEDTGAHGLELNFGCPHGMTERGMGAAVGQDPEIAKMVVEWVMEKATLPVITKLTPNVHSVVPTGRASVEGGTNALSLINTIQSITGVDLDTFVPNPYVAGKSVYGGYCGPAVKPIALKMLTTIAQDPITSRMPISGIGGVSTWKDAVEFMLLGASNVQVCTAVMKHGFRIIEDMCDGMNNWMDEKGFKTLDDFIGKSVPTITHWEDLDINYHIVANIDQDKCIHCGLCYIACEDTSHQSINLSYGNPYNTYSIKEDECVGCNLCKLVCPVDSCITMVEQRKGDEYLNWKEFQRRGLPLNDH; encoded by the coding sequence GTGGCAGATTTAAGCGCAAATTTCCTCGGCATCAAATCGCCAAATCCGTTCTGGCTGGCGAGCGCCCCCCCGACGGATAAACAATATAATGTCCTGAGAGCTTTTGAAGCGGGCTGGGGCGGAGTGGTCTGGAAAACATTAGGCAGCCAGGTTAAAAACGTGTCGTCTCGCTATTCGGCGGTTGATTACGGTGGCTCCAAGGTTATGGGATTCAATAACATCGAACTCATTTCCGACCGACCGCTCGATATCAACCTACGCGAGATCGCCGAATGCGTTCGCCTGTTTCCTGACCGGGCGATGATTGTGTCGCTCATGGCCGACAATAGCCGCGAGAAGTGGCACGAATTAATTGCTCAGGTTGAAGATACGGGTGCCCACGGCCTCGAACTGAATTTCGGCTGTCCACACGGAATGACCGAGCGTGGCATGGGCGCAGCAGTTGGTCAGGACCCGGAGATTGCCAAAATGGTCGTTGAATGGGTCATGGAAAAAGCGACTCTGCCGGTTATTACAAAGCTGACGCCCAACGTACATTCGGTGGTGCCGACAGGCCGTGCATCGGTCGAAGGGGGTACGAATGCGCTATCGCTCATCAACACGATCCAGTCAATTACCGGCGTCGATCTGGACACATTCGTGCCAAATCCATATGTAGCAGGGAAGTCGGTGTATGGCGGTTATTGCGGCCCAGCCGTCAAACCGATTGCGCTGAAAATGCTGACAACCATTGCCCAGGACCCCATCACGTCACGAATGCCTATTTCTGGAATTGGCGGTGTCAGTACGTGGAAAGATGCTGTTGAGTTTATGTTACTGGGAGCGTCAAACGTTCAGGTCTGTACGGCGGTCATGAAGCATGGCTTCCGCATCATTGAAGACATGTGCGATGGCATGAACAACTGGATGGACGAAAAAGGCTTCAAAACCCTCGATGACTTTATTGGCAAATCCGTGCCAACCATTACTCATTGGGAAGACCTCGATATCAATTACCACATCGTCGCGAATATCGACCAGGACAAGTGCATTCACTGTGGTTTGTGCTACATCGCCTGCGAAGACACCTCCCACCAGTCGATTAATCTGTCGTACGGCAATCCCTACAACACCTATTCAATTAAAGAAGATGAGTGTGTTGGCTGTAATTTGTGTAAATTAGTATGTCCCGTTGACAGTTGTATCACGATGGTAGAGCAACGCAAAGGTGACGAATACCTGAACTGGAAAGAATTTCAACGGCGCGGTTTGCCCTTGAACGATCATTAA
- a CDS encoding NAD(P)-dependent oxidoreductase, translating to MAITNNRLTAEQYEQNFSDIHPPFDSREAALVDANRCLFCYDAPCTKSCPTSINIPKFIKQITTDNIKGSAYTILDANIMGGGCSKVCPVEKLCEGSCVFNLMDEPPIPIAKLQRYSTEKAIDHKWPLFQRKPSTGRKVAVIGAGPAGLSCAHVLSREGIDVTIFEKERKGGGLMTYGIAAYKVTPEFCEDEVNFITSLGGIEIKYEQELGKNVSLADLQANYDAVYIGIGVGVARQLAIPGEDLAGVEDAIRFIYDIREKGYPSVPVGDRVAVIGLGMTAIDAATQAKRLGAKEVTIVYRRTQAEMPSTEVELNLAKLDSCSLIWLASPKEIKGENGQVTQLICNVMELGVPDTSGRRTPIETGETITLNVDMVIKAAGQVPFEDLVDSNQLNNWKGKIAIDSNCATNIPGVFAGGDCVNGGKEVVDAVQAGKDGAKAILGFMYKERASE from the coding sequence ATGGCAATAACCAATAACCGATTAACGGCTGAACAATACGAGCAAAACTTCAGCGACATCCACCCGCCTTTCGACTCACGGGAAGCAGCTCTGGTGGACGCGAATCGTTGTCTGTTTTGTTATGATGCCCCGTGCACGAAAAGCTGCCCGACAAGCATCAATATCCCCAAATTCATCAAGCAGATTACCACCGATAACATCAAAGGATCGGCCTACACCATTCTTGATGCCAACATTATGGGGGGTGGCTGCTCGAAAGTTTGCCCGGTCGAGAAATTATGTGAAGGTTCCTGCGTCTTTAATTTGATGGACGAGCCTCCCATTCCGATTGCCAAACTGCAACGTTATTCCACCGAAAAGGCCATTGACCACAAATGGCCGTTGTTTCAGCGCAAACCATCGACCGGGCGAAAAGTAGCAGTTATAGGGGCTGGTCCGGCGGGCTTAAGCTGTGCTCACGTCCTGAGCCGGGAAGGCATCGATGTGACCATCTTTGAGAAAGAACGTAAAGGCGGTGGTCTGATGACCTATGGTATTGCGGCTTACAAGGTGACGCCGGAGTTCTGCGAGGACGAAGTCAATTTCATCACATCGTTAGGCGGGATTGAGATTAAGTATGAGCAGGAGTTGGGCAAAAATGTATCACTAGCCGACCTTCAGGCCAATTACGACGCCGTATACATTGGCATTGGCGTTGGTGTTGCGAGACAACTGGCTATTCCCGGCGAAGATTTAGCAGGTGTTGAGGACGCCATCCGTTTCATTTACGACATCCGCGAGAAAGGCTATCCATCCGTACCCGTTGGTGATCGGGTCGCCGTCATTGGCCTCGGCATGACTGCTATTGATGCAGCTACACAAGCTAAGCGACTGGGGGCCAAAGAAGTAACCATCGTTTATCGTCGAACGCAGGCCGAAATGCCCTCTACCGAAGTTGAGCTAAATCTGGCAAAACTAGATAGCTGTAGCCTTATCTGGCTGGCATCGCCCAAAGAAATCAAAGGGGAAAATGGACAGGTTACGCAACTGATCTGCAACGTAATGGAATTAGGTGTACCCGATACCAGCGGCCGCCGGACCCCGATTGAAACAGGCGAGACCATTACGCTGAACGTCGATATGGTTATCAAAGCTGCGGGGCAGGTTCCGTTTGAAGACCTGGTCGATAGCAACCAGCTCAACAACTGGAAAGGGAAGATCGCTATCGACAGCAACTGCGCCACGAATATTCCGGGTGTATTTGCTGGTGGCGACTGCGTAAACGGCGGCAAAGAGGTGGTCGATGCTGTTCAGGCAGGCAAGGATGGGGCAAAAGCGATATTAGGTTTTATGTATAAAGAGCGAGCGAGTGAATGA